From the Halomonas meridiana genome, one window contains:
- a CDS encoding flagellar basal body L-ring protein FlgH — MLKSNLMLRRVVLASLALLVLLTAGCAQIPRASVVGEQEQITIVDRPPPVPNGSIYQARRGYQPLFEDRRPRTIGDILTIVLDEEVSASKNAQSNANRSGSASLDLAQLPDVLDTLAEYGFDIEGASDFAGGGGSQANNTFTGTITVSVLEVMNNGNLRVRGEKQIAINQGTEFIRFSGVVNPRTITAQNTVPSTQVADARIEYVGDGYINEAQHMGWLQRFFLNVSPF, encoded by the coding sequence ATGTTGAAATCAAACCTTATGTTACGCCGCGTCGTGCTGGCTAGCTTAGCGCTGCTGGTGCTGCTGACCGCAGGGTGCGCGCAGATACCCCGCGCGTCCGTCGTGGGCGAGCAAGAGCAGATCACCATCGTCGATCGGCCACCGCCGGTGCCTAACGGCTCCATCTATCAGGCGCGCCGGGGCTATCAGCCGCTATTCGAAGATCGTCGCCCCCGTACCATAGGCGATATTCTCACCATCGTGCTCGATGAAGAGGTAAGCGCGAGTAAGAATGCCCAATCCAACGCCAACCGCTCTGGCAGTGCGAGTCTGGACTTAGCCCAGCTTCCGGATGTGCTGGATACGTTGGCCGAGTACGGTTTCGATATCGAGGGCGCCAGCGATTTTGCGGGCGGCGGCGGCTCTCAGGCGAACAATACGTTTACCGGTACGATCACCGTCTCCGTATTAGAAGTGATGAATAACGGCAACCTGCGGGTACGCGGCGAGAAACAAATCGCGATCAACCAGGGCACCGAATTCATTCGCTTCTCGGGCGTCGTGAATCCTCGTACGATCACCGCGCAAAATACCGTGCCGTCGACTCAAGTGGCCGATGCACGGATCGAGTACGTGGGCGATGGCTATATCAACGAAGCGCAGCATATGGGGTGGTTGCAGCGCTTTTTCCTGAATGTGTCGCCGTTCTAG
- a CDS encoding flagellar basal body P-ring protein FlgI — protein MLPAHAERVRELASFAGVRDNQLVGYGLVVGLDGSGDQTTQAPFTSQSLTNMLSQLGVTVPPGTNLQLRNVAAVMVTADLPPFSRPGQRLDIVVSSIANASSLRGGTLLMTPLKGADGDTYAIAQGNMLVGGAGAQAGGSSVQINQQASGRIPNGALVEREVPLNLGGNGGVLELQLNDADFGTVQRMVSAINSEFGQSVAYARNGRVIALDGPMDANERVNFMARVENVQVTPTEAPAKVVLNARTGSVVMNSAVTLRRAAVAHGNLSIMIDTQFGVSQPNPLGQGETVVVPDADIDIEQQEAYLQIVEGADLADVVNALNALGATPQDLMSILEALRASGSLRAELEII, from the coding sequence ATGTTGCCGGCCCACGCTGAGCGCGTGCGTGAGCTGGCAAGCTTTGCAGGCGTTCGTGATAACCAATTAGTCGGTTACGGTTTGGTCGTGGGTCTCGACGGAAGCGGCGACCAAACGACCCAAGCGCCCTTCACCAGTCAGAGTTTGACCAACATGCTGTCGCAGTTGGGTGTGACGGTGCCGCCGGGTACCAACCTGCAGCTGCGTAACGTGGCCGCCGTCATGGTCACAGCAGATCTGCCCCCCTTTTCTCGTCCAGGTCAACGCTTGGACATCGTCGTGTCCTCCATTGCCAACGCGAGCAGTTTGCGCGGTGGCACGCTGCTTATGACGCCCCTCAAAGGTGCCGATGGTGATACGTATGCGATTGCCCAGGGCAATATGCTGGTAGGCGGTGCGGGGGCACAAGCGGGCGGCAGCAGTGTGCAGATCAACCAGCAGGCATCAGGCCGTATTCCCAACGGTGCCCTCGTCGAGCGAGAAGTGCCGTTGAACCTGGGAGGCAACGGGGGAGTATTGGAGTTGCAGCTCAACGATGCCGACTTTGGGACCGTGCAGCGTATGGTTTCTGCGATTAATAGCGAGTTTGGGCAATCCGTCGCCTATGCACGCAATGGCCGTGTCATCGCTCTGGACGGCCCTATGGATGCCAATGAGCGGGTCAACTTCATGGCGCGCGTCGAGAACGTCCAGGTGACACCGACCGAGGCGCCCGCCAAAGTCGTGCTGAATGCACGCACTGGCTCCGTCGTGATGAATAGTGCAGTGACGCTTCGTCGCGCTGCCGTCGCGCATGGCAACCTCTCCATCATGATCGATACCCAGTTTGGCGTCAGCCAGCCTAACCCCTTAGGGCAGGGCGAGACCGTGGTCGTGCCGGACGCGGATATCGATATCGAACAGCAAGAAGCCTATCTACAAATCGTCGAAGGCGCCGATTTGGCAGACGTGGTGAACGCATTGAACGCGTTGGGGGCCACTCCTCAAGATTTGATGTCGATTTTGGAAGCGTTGAGAGCGTCAGGCTCTTTACGTGCTGAGCTGGAGATCATCTGA
- the flgJ gene encoding flagellar assembly peptidoglycan hydrolase FlgJ, with translation MSMGDMTSQFALDMNGFQRLQHNARVDPEAGVQGAAQQFEALFIQMMVKSMRDATPTSGLLESRDTTFYQSMLDQQWSQVMASRGIGLADALVEQLQRQGAVGQASNPDQELQALIAGIPRGTPRVLDNPLQPNNVQAPASTGSGRFYDELDAIRQQEEVSSAPAALADAPRPAASSHEHVARFVQTLATPAQAASAATGVPAELILAQAALETGWGRHEIATQQGRNSYNVFGIKAGSQWQGKTTDIVTHEYVDGRRTQVVDTFRVYDSFEHAFTDYANLIGNNPRYAGVLQAANAEQAARELQRGGYATDPRYADKLVSVMNTMGPLNAAGSLLADSR, from the coding sequence ATGAGCATGGGCGATATGACCAGCCAGTTCGCGCTGGATATGAACGGGTTCCAGCGGCTGCAGCACAATGCCCGCGTCGACCCTGAAGCCGGTGTGCAAGGTGCGGCACAGCAATTCGAAGCTTTGTTCATCCAAATGATGGTCAAAAGCATGCGGGATGCCACGCCGACCTCGGGACTGTTGGAGAGTCGCGATACTACGTTCTATCAATCCATGCTCGACCAGCAGTGGTCCCAAGTCATGGCTTCCCGTGGCATTGGTCTGGCCGATGCGCTAGTGGAGCAGTTGCAGCGTCAAGGCGCGGTTGGACAAGCCAGCAACCCGGACCAAGAGCTTCAGGCACTGATTGCAGGCATCCCCCGTGGGACGCCGCGCGTTTTAGACAATCCGCTACAGCCTAACAACGTCCAGGCGCCTGCCAGTACGGGCAGCGGGCGTTTTTATGACGAGCTGGACGCTATTCGCCAACAGGAAGAGGTGAGCAGCGCCCCCGCCGCGTTAGCAGACGCCCCGCGTCCGGCGGCGTCTTCACATGAGCATGTCGCACGGTTCGTGCAAACGCTGGCCACGCCTGCGCAGGCGGCCAGCGCCGCTACCGGTGTGCCTGCCGAGCTTATTTTGGCGCAGGCAGCCCTGGAGACAGGCTGGGGGCGGCATGAAATAGCCACCCAGCAAGGCCGCAACAGCTACAACGTATTTGGCATTAAAGCGGGTAGCCAGTGGCAAGGCAAAACCACCGATATCGTGACCCACGAGTACGTGGACGGTCGCCGTACGCAAGTCGTCGATACTTTCCGTGTGTACGACTCTTTCGAGCACGCCTTTACCGATTATGCCAACTTGATTGGCAACAACCCTCGCTATGCGGGTGTTTTGCAAGCGGCCAATGCCGAGCAGGCGGCACGTGAGCTGCAGCGTGGCGGTTATGCGACCGATCCGCGTTACGCCGATAAGCTGGTATCGGTGATGAATACCATGGGCCCATTAAATGCCGCAGGAAGCCTTCTAGCGGATTCTCGCTAG
- the flgK gene encoding flagellar hook-associated protein FlgK yields the protein MSMFSIGLSGLNAAQNALNTTSNNISNVYTPSYNRELTQLGEGRVGGGVRVDDIERQFNTYVADQLNNAKTQSSALDTYYNQVSQIDNLLADRDAGLSPLMQTFFSSLEDLASSPSDPAARQGVLGTANTLSAQFRSFDGYLQDMQSNINNQIKDEITQVNNTVEQIAGLNKEIALARARTGEAPNSLLNQRDFLVSELNERMDLRLNVQDGKTYNISLPNGQPLVTGTSSFKLEPVQADYDPQRTIVGYRDGGGNLIQLDESTVKGGALGGLMTFRSETLDKTQNQVGQLAVSLSVAFNEQHKQGVDLDGEQGGDFFNVRAPQAYSYEDNSPVTIDAIEFDADAIDQLRATDYTVSFAGGAPTVTRNDSGADVDIGTGWDAANNTLSFGGLSMTFSNTPADGDQFEVQPVRRAANGMEVNLIDADKIAAGLPINPNDDPADWIAAGAGDNSNALLLQDLQGQDIVGGSASVSGAYGALVSDVGNRTNITQVNLDARQGLTDQLRAVQQSESGVNLDEEAANLIRYQQFYQANARVIDTAGTIMDTILNLRN from the coding sequence ATGAGCATGTTTTCGATCGGCTTAAGCGGCCTCAACGCGGCGCAGAATGCCCTCAATACCACGAGTAACAACATCAGTAACGTCTATACGCCTAGCTACAACCGCGAGCTGACCCAGCTTGGTGAAGGGCGTGTGGGTGGGGGTGTCCGAGTCGATGATATCGAGCGCCAGTTCAATACCTATGTGGCCGATCAGCTCAATAACGCCAAGACCCAGTCCAGCGCGTTAGATACGTACTACAACCAAGTCTCGCAGATCGATAACCTGCTAGCCGACCGGGATGCGGGTCTTTCCCCGCTCATGCAGACGTTCTTTTCTTCGCTGGAAGATCTGGCAAGCTCCCCCTCTGATCCTGCGGCACGCCAGGGAGTGCTTGGGACGGCGAACACGCTGAGTGCGCAGTTCCGCTCGTTCGATGGCTACTTGCAGGACATGCAAAGCAACATCAACAACCAGATCAAAGATGAGATCACTCAGGTCAACAATACGGTGGAGCAAATTGCCGGTCTCAATAAAGAGATCGCATTGGCTCGCGCACGTACGGGCGAAGCGCCCAACAGCTTGTTGAACCAGCGCGACTTTCTTGTCTCCGAGCTCAACGAGCGCATGGATTTACGGCTGAACGTGCAGGATGGCAAGACGTACAACATTAGCTTGCCTAACGGTCAGCCGCTCGTCACGGGGACCAGCTCGTTCAAATTAGAACCTGTGCAGGCTGACTACGATCCTCAGCGGACGATCGTGGGATATCGCGATGGAGGCGGTAACCTGATTCAGTTGGACGAGTCCACGGTCAAAGGGGGCGCGCTGGGGGGATTGATGACATTCCGGTCAGAAACTCTCGATAAAACGCAGAACCAGGTTGGTCAGCTTGCCGTATCGCTGTCCGTCGCATTTAACGAACAGCACAAGCAAGGCGTCGATTTGGACGGCGAGCAGGGCGGCGACTTCTTCAATGTACGCGCACCACAAGCCTACAGTTACGAAGACAACAGCCCTGTAACGATCGACGCCATCGAATTTGATGCTGATGCTATCGATCAGCTGCGTGCAACGGATTACACCGTCAGTTTTGCAGGCGGCGCACCTACCGTGACTCGTAACGATAGCGGTGCAGACGTCGATATCGGTACAGGCTGGGACGCTGCCAATAATACGCTATCGTTTGGCGGCCTCTCCATGACGTTTAGCAATACGCCGGCCGACGGGGATCAGTTTGAGGTACAACCCGTTCGTCGAGCCGCTAACGGTATGGAAGTGAATCTTATTGATGCTGATAAAATTGCCGCGGGCTTACCTATTAATCCTAATGACGATCCTGCAGATTGGATTGCCGCAGGCGCGGGTGATAATAGCAATGCATTATTGCTCCAAGATTTGCAAGGTCAGGATATTGTTGGCGGCAGCGCGTCCGTAAGCGGTGCCTATGGCGCGCTTGTCAGTGACGTGGGTAATCGCACCAACATTACCCAGGTCAATCTGGATGCACGCCAGGGCCTGACGGATCAACTACGCGCCGTACAGCAGTCGGAGTCTGGGGTGAACCTTGACGAAGAGGCGGCCAACTTGATTCGTTACCAACAGTTCTATCAAGCCAATGCCCGTGTGATCGATACCGCCGGTACGATCATGGACACCATTTTGAATCTGCGTAATTAA
- the flgL gene encoding flagellar hook-associated protein FlgL gives MRVSTVTMYEQSTASINRQQNDFLKVGQQVASGRRVVNPSDDPQAASRAVGVDQSKAITQQYEDSRVSARNSLAQTESILNSISDAVTSAKTLLIQASSDTLSDVDRESIASELKGVYETMIGQANATDGNGRYIFGGYKDDAPPFVKSAAGNVQYNGDMNARAQRVDASRLMPVTENGATIFQGVPSGAGYIAKAESANQGSVTFSGPQVTNVNDPDYGESFRVLFDEDGGGNPTYTVEQFDGAAWQPVAGLEDQAYDESAGEQVSFGGVSLTLKGAPEVGDEILVAQPGSDQLSADLFQTMEAAIRVLETPAENGTQKAALRNTLNTSMRELDNSLDNVLTVRASAGARLNELDVIDAVGSNRMLNYEQTLSDLVDLDYVDAISEYSLRQVGLQAAQKAFVDIKGMSLFDFM, from the coding sequence ATGCGTGTCAGTACGGTCACTATGTATGAGCAGAGTACGGCTTCTATCAATCGTCAGCAAAATGACTTTTTGAAAGTGGGGCAACAAGTTGCCAGTGGGCGGCGTGTCGTCAATCCGTCGGATGACCCACAAGCGGCATCCCGTGCGGTAGGTGTCGACCAGTCGAAAGCCATCACACAGCAGTACGAAGACTCTCGTGTATCTGCGCGTAACTCATTGGCACAAACGGAAAGCATTCTCAACAGTATTAGCGATGCGGTGACTAGCGCCAAGACGCTGCTGATCCAAGCGTCCAGCGATACGTTGAGTGATGTTGACCGTGAATCCATTGCCAGTGAGTTGAAGGGTGTTTACGAGACGATGATCGGTCAGGCAAATGCCACCGATGGTAACGGCCGCTATATCTTTGGTGGTTACAAAGACGACGCTCCGCCCTTCGTTAAGTCTGCCGCTGGCAACGTCCAATACAACGGTGATATGAACGCGCGCGCTCAGCGCGTCGATGCGTCTCGCCTCATGCCCGTGACGGAAAATGGGGCGACGATTTTCCAAGGAGTGCCAAGCGGCGCAGGCTATATAGCCAAAGCCGAGTCAGCCAACCAGGGCAGCGTGACGTTCAGTGGTCCACAAGTGACCAATGTCAACGATCCAGATTATGGTGAAAGCTTCCGCGTTCTTTTCGACGAAGATGGAGGTGGTAACCCGACTTACACCGTCGAGCAGTTCGATGGGGCTGCTTGGCAGCCAGTCGCCGGTCTTGAGGATCAAGCTTACGACGAGTCAGCTGGCGAGCAAGTGAGTTTTGGAGGGGTGAGCCTGACTCTGAAAGGGGCGCCTGAGGTTGGCGATGAAATCCTAGTCGCTCAGCCTGGCAGTGATCAGCTTTCGGCCGATCTGTTTCAAACGATGGAAGCGGCTATCCGTGTACTAGAAACGCCAGCAGAAAATGGCACGCAGAAAGCAGCCCTGCGGAATACGCTGAACACGTCCATGCGTGAGTTGGATAACTCGTTGGACAACGTATTGACGGTCCGTGCCTCCGCCGGTGCCCGGCTCAACGAGCTAGACGTCATCGATGCAGTTGGCAGTAACCGCATGCTCAACTACGAACAAACGCTTTCGGACTTGGTTGATCTCGATTATGTCGACGCTATTTCCGAGTACAGCTTGCGCCAAGTAGGCCTTCAGGCGGCTCAGAAAGCGTTCGTAGATATCAAAGGCATGTCGCTGTTCGACTTCATGTAG
- the fliR gene encoding flagellar biosynthetic protein FliR yields the protein MVEVTFAQLQGWLVAFFWPFVRITAFMTATPLWGHSSIPTPAKVSLAAVIAIVIAPVLPPMPAVPLMSWAGLGIIIEQMLIGIAIGLVMHVVFAVVQAAGEFIGLQMGLAFASFFDMSSGTNIMVLSRILYMITLLMFLAFNGHLMVLETLVMSFQTLPIGVGSLNPNAFELLARYAGTIFASGMLLALPLVASLLIISLSLGILNRSAPQLTVFNIGFPTSLTVGIVLLMVLMSDIGSFLQQLFSQGISFTQSLIETMAPLN from the coding sequence GTGGTCGAGGTCACCTTTGCACAGTTACAAGGATGGCTGGTTGCCTTCTTTTGGCCTTTCGTACGCATTACGGCGTTTATGACGGCCACCCCGCTCTGGGGACACTCCAGCATTCCCACACCAGCAAAGGTGTCGTTAGCGGCTGTCATTGCCATCGTCATTGCGCCGGTGCTGCCTCCCATGCCCGCCGTACCGCTCATGTCGTGGGCAGGCCTTGGCATCATCATCGAACAAATGCTGATCGGCATCGCGATTGGGCTGGTCATGCATGTCGTATTTGCTGTCGTGCAGGCCGCCGGTGAGTTTATCGGTTTACAGATGGGTCTGGCCTTTGCGAGCTTTTTCGACATGTCGAGCGGCACGAACATCATGGTGCTATCACGTATTCTCTACATGATCACGCTGCTGATGTTTCTCGCGTTTAATGGGCATTTGATGGTACTAGAGACGCTGGTGATGAGCTTTCAAACGCTCCCCATCGGGGTTGGCAGTTTAAATCCGAATGCCTTCGAGTTGCTGGCAAGGTATGCAGGGACAATTTTTGCCTCCGGCATGCTGCTCGCCCTTCCGTTGGTGGCTTCGCTGCTGATTATTAGCTTATCGCTAGGTATCTTGAACCGCTCAGCGCCGCAGCTGACCGTTTTCAATATCGGCTTTCCTACGTCGTTGACCGTTGGCATCGTCCTGCTAATGGTATTGATGAGTGATATTGGCAGCTTTCTGCAACAGCTGTTTAGCCAAGGCATCAGCTTCACCCAAAGTCTTATCGAAACGATGGCACCCTTGAACTAA
- the fliQ gene encoding flagellar biosynthesis protein FliQ encodes MTPEMVMSVAYQGMRVTLFLAGPMLLAALFTGLIISLFQAATQINEMTLTFIPKILAVFAVLVLAGPWLIGLITDFTTRLFTNIPAMVM; translated from the coding sequence ATGACACCCGAAATGGTGATGAGCGTCGCTTATCAAGGCATGCGCGTAACGCTGTTCCTGGCAGGCCCCATGCTACTCGCCGCCCTTTTTACGGGCCTCATTATCAGCTTGTTTCAGGCGGCCACTCAAATTAACGAGATGACGCTCACGTTCATTCCCAAGATTCTGGCTGTTTTTGCCGTTTTAGTGCTGGCGGGCCCCTGGCTCATTGGCTTGATTACCGATTTCACAACGCGCCTGTTCACCAATATCCCTGCAATGGTGATGTAA
- the fliP gene encoding flagellar type III secretion system pore protein FliP (The bacterial flagellar biogenesis protein FliP forms a type III secretion system (T3SS)-type pore required for flagellar assembly.), translating into MAFPAAAQQLPGLVSQPTEDGGQQWSLSLQTLLFLSSLAFLPAMLLMMTSFTRIIIVLSLLRTAMGTQATPPNQVLLGIALFLTFFIMSPVLNQVYDTAWVPLTDEVINFEEFLLRAQLPFREFMLAQTREPDIALFVRLADIGPLQGPEELPMRVLLPAFVTSELKTAFQIGFTIFIPFLIIDLVVASTLMALGMMMVPPVTISLPFKLMLFVLVDGWQLIIGSLAESFYMI; encoded by the coding sequence ATGGCCTTCCCCGCCGCAGCACAGCAGTTACCCGGCCTCGTCTCACAGCCCACCGAAGATGGCGGGCAGCAGTGGTCACTCTCGTTACAAACGCTGCTTTTTTTAAGCTCTCTGGCCTTCTTGCCAGCGATGCTGTTGATGATGACCAGCTTTACGCGCATTATCATCGTGCTTAGCCTACTGCGTACCGCCATGGGCACACAGGCAACGCCGCCCAATCAGGTGCTGCTGGGTATTGCACTGTTTCTGACGTTTTTTATCATGTCTCCCGTGTTGAATCAGGTGTACGACACCGCCTGGGTGCCTCTCACGGATGAGGTGATCAACTTCGAAGAGTTTCTACTGCGTGCTCAACTCCCATTTCGTGAGTTCATGCTGGCTCAAACACGGGAACCTGATATTGCTTTGTTCGTTCGCCTCGCCGATATCGGCCCTCTGCAAGGTCCAGAGGAGCTACCGATGCGCGTATTGCTCCCCGCCTTTGTCACCAGCGAACTCAAAACGGCGTTTCAAATTGGCTTTACCATTTTCATTCCTTTTTTGATTATCGATTTGGTGGTGGCCAGTACGCTGATGGCGCTGGGGATGATGATGGTGCCTCCTGTCACCATCTCACTGCCTTTCAAACTCATGCTCTTCGTGTTGGTCGATGGCTGGCAGCTCATCATTGGCTCGCTAGCAGAAAGTTTTTACATGATTTAA
- the fliO gene encoding flagellar biosynthetic protein FliO, with the protein MSVATSSAQSSVDALSGGDALIGMAALGKTAAALALVIAIILLCTSLLKRWQQHRFDQGARLRIVGTTAVGNRERVVVVEVEDTWLVLGVSSGRISKLHERPAPANRPHTPETPPSRFAQRLANALAKNRDKSDRSPSDSQHSP; encoded by the coding sequence ATGAGCGTGGCAACCTCCAGCGCCCAATCCTCGGTGGATGCACTAAGCGGCGGCGACGCTCTCATTGGTATGGCGGCACTGGGCAAAACCGCCGCTGCGCTTGCGCTGGTGATTGCGATCATTCTGCTCTGCACCTCGCTGCTCAAGCGCTGGCAACAGCATCGTTTCGACCAGGGCGCGCGATTGCGGATCGTCGGAACCACCGCAGTGGGTAACCGCGAACGCGTCGTCGTGGTCGAAGTGGAAGACACGTGGCTGGTACTGGGCGTGAGCAGCGGTCGCATCAGCAAGTTGCATGAGCGGCCGGCACCGGCAAACCGCCCCCACACACCCGAAACTCCGCCGTCTCGTTTCGCTCAGCGCTTGGCCAATGCGCTGGCCAAGAACCGTGACAAAAGCGACCGCTCCCCTTCAGACTCTCAGCACTCACCATGA
- the fliN gene encoding flagellar motor switch protein FliN — protein MTDPNKPDQKVSDDDWAEAMSEQEEPSSDADAASEDEDPWAAAMAEQEAAEQSDAEDEPEPEPPQAKSASDEVFRPLSGEQGSAPSRDLEMIMDIPVKLTVELGRTKLTIKQLLELAQGSVIELEGLAGEPMDILINGYLIAQGEVVVIEDKYGIRITEIITPSERIHKLNR, from the coding sequence ATGACTGACCCTAACAAACCCGATCAAAAAGTCTCTGATGACGATTGGGCGGAAGCCATGTCTGAACAAGAAGAGCCCTCCTCTGACGCGGATGCCGCCAGCGAAGACGAGGACCCCTGGGCAGCCGCCATGGCGGAACAGGAGGCAGCCGAGCAATCCGATGCAGAGGATGAGCCCGAACCCGAGCCGCCCCAGGCCAAATCCGCCAGCGACGAGGTATTCCGCCCGCTGAGCGGTGAGCAGGGTAGCGCCCCTTCTCGTGATCTCGAAATGATCATGGATATTCCGGTCAAGCTGACGGTGGAGCTGGGTCGTACGAAGCTTACGATCAAACAGCTGCTAGAGCTGGCACAGGGTTCCGTCATCGAGCTAGAAGGCCTGGCCGGGGAGCCTATGGATATCCTGATCAATGGTTATCTGATTGCCCAGGGCGAAGTGGTCGTCATCGAAGACAAATACGGTATCCGCATTACGGAAATCATTACGCCCTCCGAGCGGATTCATAAACTCAACCGATGA